Proteins from a genomic interval of Syngnathus typhle isolate RoL2023-S1 ecotype Sweden linkage group LG15, RoL_Styp_1.0, whole genome shotgun sequence:
- the orai2 gene encoding protein orai-2 isoform X2, whose amino-acid sequence MSRELNVPRGSPAPGMSEQTPDGGGGSGMDYRDWVRRSYLELVSSNHHSVQALSWRKLYLSRAKLKASSRTSALLSGFAMVAMVEVQLEMQYSYPRVLLVAFSVCTTVLVAVHLFALLISTCILPNVEAVSNIHNLNSVSESPHERMHYYIELAWGFSTALGILLFLAEVVLLCWIKFLPVDSGGAALAAAETAAQDSGWLAALASTVIMVPVGVIFVVFTVHFYRSLVRHKTERHHQEIEELHKIKVQLDGHERALQVV is encoded by the exons ATGAGCAGAGAGCTCAACGTGCCCAGGGGCTCACCGGCCCCGGGTATGTCAGAGCAGACCCCAGATGGTGGAGGCGGCAGTGGCATGGACTACAGGGACTGGGTGCGGCGTAGCTACCTGGAGCTCGTCAGCTCTAACCACCATTCGGTGCAGGCCCTCTCCTGGAGGAAGCTCTACCTGAGCAGGGCGAAGCTTAAGGCCTCCAGCAGGACCTCAGCGCTCCTTTCCGGCTTTGCGATG GTGGCCATGGTGGAAGTGCAACTCGAGATGCAGTACAGTTACCCGCGCGTGCTACTGGTGGCGTTCAGCGTGTGCACCACGGTGTTGGTGGCCGTGCACCTGTTTGCGCTGCTCATCAGCACGTGCATTCTGCCCAACGTGGAGGCGGTCAGCAACATCCACAACCTCAACTCTGTCAGCGAGTCGCCGCATGAGCGCATGCACTACTACATCGAGCTGGCGTGGGGCTTCTCCACGGCACTGGGCATCCTGCTCTTCCTGGCCGAGGTGGTGCTCCTCTGCTGGATCAAGTTCCTGCCTGTGGACTCGGGAGGCGCTGCATTGGCCGCCGCCGAGACTGCCGCACAGGATAGCGGCTGGCTGGCGGCGTTGGCGTCTACCGTCATCATGGTGCCTGTGGGCGTCATCTTTGTGGTCTTCACTGTTCACTTCTACCGCTCTTTGGTGCGCCACAAGACGGAGCGCCACCACCAGGAGATCGAGGAGCTGCACAAGATCAAGGTGCAGCTGGATGGCCACGAGAGGGCGCTGCAGGTCGTGTGA
- the LOC133167897 gene encoding cullin-5 isoform X2, translated as MASSNLLKNKGSLQFEDKWALMRPIVLKLLRQESVTKQQWFDLFSDVHAVCLWDDKGPAKIHQALKEDILDFIKQAQARVLSHQDDTALLKAYIVEWRKFFTQCDILPKPFCQLEITLMGKQGTTKKSNVEDSIVRKLMLDTWNESIFSNIKSRLQDSAMKLVHAERLGEAFDSQLVIGVRESYVNLCSNPDDKLQIYRDNFEKAYMDSTERFYRTQAPAYLQQNGVQNYMKYADSKLREEEKRAIRYLETRRDCNSVQALMECCVNALVTAFKETILAECPGMIKRNETDKLHLMFSLMDKVPNGIEPMLKDLEEHIVSAGLADMVASAETITSDSEKYVEQLLTLFNRFSRLVKEAFQDDPRFLTARDKAYKAVVNDATIFKLELPMKQKGAGLKTQPESKCPELLANYCDMLLRKTPLSKKLTSEEIEAKLKEVLLVLKYVQNKDVFMRYHKAHLTRRLILDISADSEIEENMVEWLREVGMPADYVNKLARMFQDIKVSEDLNQSFKEMHKHNKLALPADSVNIKILNAGAWSRSSEKVFVSLPTELEDLIPEVEDFYKKNHSGRKLHWHHLMSNGIITFKNEVGQYDLEVTTFQLAVLFAWNQRPRERISFENLKLATELPDAELRRTLWSLVAFPKLKRQVLSYDPAVSSPKDFAEGTLFYINQEFSLIKNSKVQKRGKINLIGRLQLTTERMREEENEGIVQLRILRTQEAIIQIMKMRKRINNAQLQTELVEILKNMFLPQKKMIKEQIEWLIDHKYIKRDEADINTFIYMA; from the exons ATGGCGTCGTCTAATTTGCTGAAG AACAAAGGCTCCCTTCAGTTTGAGGATAAATGGGCCCTAATGCGTCCCATCGTACTAAAACTGTTACGGCAAGAGTCGGTCACCAAGCAGCAGTGGTTCGACCTTTTCTC AGATGTCCACGCCGTGTGCCTGTGGGATGACAAAGGTCCTGCTAAGATCCACCAGGCCCTTAAAGAGGACATCCTCGACTTTATCAAACAAGCACAAGCG CGGGTGCTGAGTCACCAGGATGACACAGCATTGCTGAAGGCCTACATTGTGGAGTGGCGCAAGTTCTTCACGCAGTGCGACATTTTGCCCAAGCCCTTCTGCCAGCTGGAGATCACCTTGATGGGCAAGCAGGGCACCACCAAGAAGTCCAATGTGGAGGACAGCATCGTGCGAAAG CTGATGCTGGACACGTGGAACGAGTCCATCTTCTCCAACATCAAGAGCAGGCTACAAGATAGCGCAATGAAGCTGGTCCATGCCGAACGGCTGGGGGAAGCCTTCGATTCTCAGTTGGTCATCGGAGTACGAGAGTCCTACG TGAACTTGTGCTCAAACCCCGACGACAAGCTGCAGATCTACAGGGACAACTTTGAAAAAGCCTACATGGATTCTACCGAGCGCTTCTACAGAACGCAGGCGCCCGCTTACCTCCAGCAAAACGGCGTCCAGAACTACATGAAATAC GCTGATTCCAAGTtgagggaagaagaaaaacgTGCAATTCGCTACCTGGAGACAAGGCGTGACTGCAACTCTGTACAAGCG CTGATGGAGTGCTGCGTCAATGCCCTTGTAACGGCCTTCAAGGAGACCATCTTGGCCGAGTGTCCCGGCATGATCAAGAGGAATGAAACAGACA AGCTGCACTTGATGTTCTCGCTGATGGACAAAGTGCCAAACGGAATCGAGCCCATGCTTAAGGACCTGGAGGAACACATCGTGAGCGCCGGCCTCGCCGACATGGTGGCCTCCGCCGAGACCATCACCTCG GACTCGGAGAAGTACGTGGAGCAGCTGCTCACATTGTTCAACCGCTTCAGTCGGCTTGTGAAAGaggccttccaggatgacccTCGGTTCCTCACCGCCAGAGACAAA GCCTACAAAGCCGTTGTCAACGATGCCACCATCTTTAAATTAGAACTTCCTATGAAACAGAAAGG CGCGGGCTTGAAAACACAACCTGAGTCCAAGTGTCCAGAGCTGCTGGCCAACTACTGCGACATGCTGCTCAGGAAGACGCCGCTCAGCAAGAAGCTCACATCCGAGGAGATTGAGGCCAAGCTCAAGGAagtg CTGTTGGTTCTGAAATACGTCCAGAACAAAGACGTGTTCATGCGCTACCACAAGGCCCACCTGACGCGCCGCCTCATCCTGGACATCTCGGCTGACAGTGAAATCGAGGAGAACATGGTGGAGTGGCTCAGG gaagtggggaTGCCGGCGGACTATGTCAACAAGCTGGCCAGGATGTTTCAGGACATTAAAGTGTCTGAGGACCTCAACCAGTCTTTCAAAGAAATGCACAAACACAACAAGCTGGCTCTCCCAG CCGACTCTGTCAACATCAAGATCCTGAACGCCGGCGCGTGGTCACGCAGCAGCGAGAAGGTGTTTGTCTCGCTGCCCACGGAGCTGGAGGACTTGATCCCAGAGGTGGAGGACTTCTACAAGAAGAACCACAGTGGACGCAAATTACATTGGCATCACCTCATGTCCAATGGCATT ATCACCTTCAAGAACGAGGTGGGCCAGTACGACCTGGAGGTGACGACCTTTCAGCTGGCCGTGCTCTTCGCCTGGAACCAGAGGCCCAGGGAAAGGATCAGCTTCGAGAACCTCAAGCTCGCCACCGAGCTACCCGATGCTGAGCTGCGCCGCACTCTCTGG TCCTTGGTGGCGTTCCCCAAGCTGAAGCGGCAAGTGCTGTCGTACGACCCAGCGGTGTCGTCGCCCAAAGACTTTGCTGAAGGAACGTTGTTCTACATCAATCAAGAGTTTTCACTTAT AAAAAATTCCAAAGTCCAGAAGCGGGGAAAGATCAACCTGATAGGTCGACTGCAGCTCACTACGGAGAGAATGCGAGAGGAGGAGAACGAGGGCATCGTGCAGCTCCGGATACTCAGAACCCAG GAGGCCATCATCCAGATCATGAAAATGAGGAAACGCATCAACAATGCACAGCTGCAGACAGAGCTCGTGGAGATCTTAAAGAACATGTTTTTACCACAGAAGAAGATGATCAAGGAGCAGATTGAGTGGCTTATCGACCACAAGTACATCAAGCGGGATGAGGCCGACATAAACACCTTCATCTACATGGCATAG
- the LOC133167897 gene encoding cullin-5 isoform X3 gives MGKQGTTKKSNVEDSIVRKLMLDTWNESIFSNIKSRLQDSAMKLVHAERLGEAFDSQLVIGVRESYVNLCSNPDDKLQIYRDNFEKAYMDSTERFYRTQAPAYLQQNGVQNYMKYADSKLREEEKRAIRYLETRRDCNSVQALMECCVNALVTAFKETILAECPGMIKRNETDKLHLMFSLMDKVPNGIEPMLKDLEEHIVSAGLADMVASAETITSDSEKYVEQLLTLFNRFSRLVKEAFQDDPRFLTARDKAYKAVVNDATIFKLELPMKQKGAGLKTQPESKCPELLANYCDMLLRKTPLSKKLTSEEIEAKLKEVLLVLKYVQNKDVFMRYHKAHLTRRLILDISADSEIEENMVEWLREVGMPADYVNKLARMFQDIKVSEDLNQSFKEMHKHNKLALPADSVNIKILNAGAWSRSSEKVFVSLPTELEDLIPEVEDFYKKNHSGRKLHWHHLMSNGIITFKNEVGQYDLEVTTFQLAVLFAWNQRPRERISFENLKLATELPDAELRRTLWSLVAFPKLKRQVLSYDPAVSSPKDFAEGTLFYINQEFSLIKNSKVQKRGKINLIGRLQLTTERMREEENEGIVQLRILRTQEAIIQIMKMRKRINNAQLQTELVEILKNMFLPQKKMIKEQIEWLIDHKYIKRDEADINTFIYMA, from the exons ATGGGCAAGCAGGGCACCACCAAGAAGTCCAATGTGGAGGACAGCATCGTGCGAAAG CTGATGCTGGACACGTGGAACGAGTCCATCTTCTCCAACATCAAGAGCAGGCTACAAGATAGCGCAATGAAGCTGGTCCATGCCGAACGGCTGGGGGAAGCCTTCGATTCTCAGTTGGTCATCGGAGTACGAGAGTCCTACG TGAACTTGTGCTCAAACCCCGACGACAAGCTGCAGATCTACAGGGACAACTTTGAAAAAGCCTACATGGATTCTACCGAGCGCTTCTACAGAACGCAGGCGCCCGCTTACCTCCAGCAAAACGGCGTCCAGAACTACATGAAATAC GCTGATTCCAAGTtgagggaagaagaaaaacgTGCAATTCGCTACCTGGAGACAAGGCGTGACTGCAACTCTGTACAAGCG CTGATGGAGTGCTGCGTCAATGCCCTTGTAACGGCCTTCAAGGAGACCATCTTGGCCGAGTGTCCCGGCATGATCAAGAGGAATGAAACAGACA AGCTGCACTTGATGTTCTCGCTGATGGACAAAGTGCCAAACGGAATCGAGCCCATGCTTAAGGACCTGGAGGAACACATCGTGAGCGCCGGCCTCGCCGACATGGTGGCCTCCGCCGAGACCATCACCTCG GACTCGGAGAAGTACGTGGAGCAGCTGCTCACATTGTTCAACCGCTTCAGTCGGCTTGTGAAAGaggccttccaggatgacccTCGGTTCCTCACCGCCAGAGACAAA GCCTACAAAGCCGTTGTCAACGATGCCACCATCTTTAAATTAGAACTTCCTATGAAACAGAAAGG CGCGGGCTTGAAAACACAACCTGAGTCCAAGTGTCCAGAGCTGCTGGCCAACTACTGCGACATGCTGCTCAGGAAGACGCCGCTCAGCAAGAAGCTCACATCCGAGGAGATTGAGGCCAAGCTCAAGGAagtg CTGTTGGTTCTGAAATACGTCCAGAACAAAGACGTGTTCATGCGCTACCACAAGGCCCACCTGACGCGCCGCCTCATCCTGGACATCTCGGCTGACAGTGAAATCGAGGAGAACATGGTGGAGTGGCTCAGG gaagtggggaTGCCGGCGGACTATGTCAACAAGCTGGCCAGGATGTTTCAGGACATTAAAGTGTCTGAGGACCTCAACCAGTCTTTCAAAGAAATGCACAAACACAACAAGCTGGCTCTCCCAG CCGACTCTGTCAACATCAAGATCCTGAACGCCGGCGCGTGGTCACGCAGCAGCGAGAAGGTGTTTGTCTCGCTGCCCACGGAGCTGGAGGACTTGATCCCAGAGGTGGAGGACTTCTACAAGAAGAACCACAGTGGACGCAAATTACATTGGCATCACCTCATGTCCAATGGCATT ATCACCTTCAAGAACGAGGTGGGCCAGTACGACCTGGAGGTGACGACCTTTCAGCTGGCCGTGCTCTTCGCCTGGAACCAGAGGCCCAGGGAAAGGATCAGCTTCGAGAACCTCAAGCTCGCCACCGAGCTACCCGATGCTGAGCTGCGCCGCACTCTCTGG TCCTTGGTGGCGTTCCCCAAGCTGAAGCGGCAAGTGCTGTCGTACGACCCAGCGGTGTCGTCGCCCAAAGACTTTGCTGAAGGAACGTTGTTCTACATCAATCAAGAGTTTTCACTTAT AAAAAATTCCAAAGTCCAGAAGCGGGGAAAGATCAACCTGATAGGTCGACTGCAGCTCACTACGGAGAGAATGCGAGAGGAGGAGAACGAGGGCATCGTGCAGCTCCGGATACTCAGAACCCAG GAGGCCATCATCCAGATCATGAAAATGAGGAAACGCATCAACAATGCACAGCTGCAGACAGAGCTCGTGGAGATCTTAAAGAACATGTTTTTACCACAGAAGAAGATGATCAAGGAGCAGATTGAGTGGCTTATCGACCACAAGTACATCAAGCGGGATGAGGCCGACATAAACACCTTCATCTACATGGCATAG
- the LOC133167897 gene encoding cullin-5 isoform X1 — MGPNASHRTKTVTARVGHQAAVVRPFLVSLTQKKVNPKGKLCLGDVVFSCRDVHAVCLWDDKGPAKIHQALKEDILDFIKQAQARVLSHQDDTALLKAYIVEWRKFFTQCDILPKPFCQLEITLMGKQGTTKKSNVEDSIVRKLMLDTWNESIFSNIKSRLQDSAMKLVHAERLGEAFDSQLVIGVRESYVNLCSNPDDKLQIYRDNFEKAYMDSTERFYRTQAPAYLQQNGVQNYMKYADSKLREEEKRAIRYLETRRDCNSVQALMECCVNALVTAFKETILAECPGMIKRNETDKLHLMFSLMDKVPNGIEPMLKDLEEHIVSAGLADMVASAETITSDSEKYVEQLLTLFNRFSRLVKEAFQDDPRFLTARDKAYKAVVNDATIFKLELPMKQKGAGLKTQPESKCPELLANYCDMLLRKTPLSKKLTSEEIEAKLKEVLLVLKYVQNKDVFMRYHKAHLTRRLILDISADSEIEENMVEWLREVGMPADYVNKLARMFQDIKVSEDLNQSFKEMHKHNKLALPADSVNIKILNAGAWSRSSEKVFVSLPTELEDLIPEVEDFYKKNHSGRKLHWHHLMSNGIITFKNEVGQYDLEVTTFQLAVLFAWNQRPRERISFENLKLATELPDAELRRTLWSLVAFPKLKRQVLSYDPAVSSPKDFAEGTLFYINQEFSLIKNSKVQKRGKINLIGRLQLTTERMREEENEGIVQLRILRTQEAIIQIMKMRKRINNAQLQTELVEILKNMFLPQKKMIKEQIEWLIDHKYIKRDEADINTFIYMA; from the exons ATGGGCCCTAATGCGTCCCATCGTACTAAAACTGTTACGGCAAGAGTCGGTCACCAAGCAGCAGTGGTTCGACCTTTTCTCGTGAgtttgacccaaaaaaaagttaatcCTAAAGGGAAACTTTGTTTAGGCGATGTCGTCTTCTCGTGCAGAGATGTCCACGCCGTGTGCCTGTGGGATGACAAAGGTCCTGCTAAGATCCACCAGGCCCTTAAAGAGGACATCCTCGACTTTATCAAACAAGCACAAGCG CGGGTGCTGAGTCACCAGGATGACACAGCATTGCTGAAGGCCTACATTGTGGAGTGGCGCAAGTTCTTCACGCAGTGCGACATTTTGCCCAAGCCCTTCTGCCAGCTGGAGATCACCTTGATGGGCAAGCAGGGCACCACCAAGAAGTCCAATGTGGAGGACAGCATCGTGCGAAAG CTGATGCTGGACACGTGGAACGAGTCCATCTTCTCCAACATCAAGAGCAGGCTACAAGATAGCGCAATGAAGCTGGTCCATGCCGAACGGCTGGGGGAAGCCTTCGATTCTCAGTTGGTCATCGGAGTACGAGAGTCCTACG TGAACTTGTGCTCAAACCCCGACGACAAGCTGCAGATCTACAGGGACAACTTTGAAAAAGCCTACATGGATTCTACCGAGCGCTTCTACAGAACGCAGGCGCCCGCTTACCTCCAGCAAAACGGCGTCCAGAACTACATGAAATAC GCTGATTCCAAGTtgagggaagaagaaaaacgTGCAATTCGCTACCTGGAGACAAGGCGTGACTGCAACTCTGTACAAGCG CTGATGGAGTGCTGCGTCAATGCCCTTGTAACGGCCTTCAAGGAGACCATCTTGGCCGAGTGTCCCGGCATGATCAAGAGGAATGAAACAGACA AGCTGCACTTGATGTTCTCGCTGATGGACAAAGTGCCAAACGGAATCGAGCCCATGCTTAAGGACCTGGAGGAACACATCGTGAGCGCCGGCCTCGCCGACATGGTGGCCTCCGCCGAGACCATCACCTCG GACTCGGAGAAGTACGTGGAGCAGCTGCTCACATTGTTCAACCGCTTCAGTCGGCTTGTGAAAGaggccttccaggatgacccTCGGTTCCTCACCGCCAGAGACAAA GCCTACAAAGCCGTTGTCAACGATGCCACCATCTTTAAATTAGAACTTCCTATGAAACAGAAAGG CGCGGGCTTGAAAACACAACCTGAGTCCAAGTGTCCAGAGCTGCTGGCCAACTACTGCGACATGCTGCTCAGGAAGACGCCGCTCAGCAAGAAGCTCACATCCGAGGAGATTGAGGCCAAGCTCAAGGAagtg CTGTTGGTTCTGAAATACGTCCAGAACAAAGACGTGTTCATGCGCTACCACAAGGCCCACCTGACGCGCCGCCTCATCCTGGACATCTCGGCTGACAGTGAAATCGAGGAGAACATGGTGGAGTGGCTCAGG gaagtggggaTGCCGGCGGACTATGTCAACAAGCTGGCCAGGATGTTTCAGGACATTAAAGTGTCTGAGGACCTCAACCAGTCTTTCAAAGAAATGCACAAACACAACAAGCTGGCTCTCCCAG CCGACTCTGTCAACATCAAGATCCTGAACGCCGGCGCGTGGTCACGCAGCAGCGAGAAGGTGTTTGTCTCGCTGCCCACGGAGCTGGAGGACTTGATCCCAGAGGTGGAGGACTTCTACAAGAAGAACCACAGTGGACGCAAATTACATTGGCATCACCTCATGTCCAATGGCATT ATCACCTTCAAGAACGAGGTGGGCCAGTACGACCTGGAGGTGACGACCTTTCAGCTGGCCGTGCTCTTCGCCTGGAACCAGAGGCCCAGGGAAAGGATCAGCTTCGAGAACCTCAAGCTCGCCACCGAGCTACCCGATGCTGAGCTGCGCCGCACTCTCTGG TCCTTGGTGGCGTTCCCCAAGCTGAAGCGGCAAGTGCTGTCGTACGACCCAGCGGTGTCGTCGCCCAAAGACTTTGCTGAAGGAACGTTGTTCTACATCAATCAAGAGTTTTCACTTAT AAAAAATTCCAAAGTCCAGAAGCGGGGAAAGATCAACCTGATAGGTCGACTGCAGCTCACTACGGAGAGAATGCGAGAGGAGGAGAACGAGGGCATCGTGCAGCTCCGGATACTCAGAACCCAG GAGGCCATCATCCAGATCATGAAAATGAGGAAACGCATCAACAATGCACAGCTGCAGACAGAGCTCGTGGAGATCTTAAAGAACATGTTTTTACCACAGAAGAAGATGATCAAGGAGCAGATTGAGTGGCTTATCGACCACAAGTACATCAAGCGGGATGAGGCCGACATAAACACCTTCATCTACATGGCATAG